The Euphorbia lathyris chromosome 8, ddEupLath1.1, whole genome shotgun sequence genome has a window encoding:
- the LOC136202362 gene encoding trafficking protein particle complex II-specific subunit 120 homolog, translated as MEPDVSIETSCMIRVGILPIGRVPPNILRDYYSMFLRHHTIPLSAISSFYTEHQKSPFTNQPWDSGSLRFKFVLGGSPPSPWEDFQSNRKILAVIGVCHCPSSPDLDFVVDQFNAACKVYDSALVSRCFAFCPCDSQLEDGGKKGENLKLFPPADQQTLEIHLQTMMQDIAASLLMEFEKWVLRAESAGTTLKTPLDSQASLSSEEVIKAKKRRLARAQKTIGDYCLLAGSPVDANAHYSTALELARLTTDFFWYAGAMEGSVCALLIDLASQKDTVFEDEVKYRYNSVISHYKKSFTPDNAQRVSPLSFELEATLKLARFLCRKRTSKDVVDLLTSAADGAKSLIDASDRLILYIEIARLFGSIGYQRKAAFFSRLVAQLYMQQDNKFAATSAMQVLAMTTRAYRVQSRASFNHHNSNETSLSHADSGKMHHHSVVSLFESQWSTLQMVVLREILLSAVRAGDPLAAWSAAARLLRSYYLLITPAGQNGLASALNNSAERLPLGTRSADPALPFVRLYSFPVHQSQVDIIKRNAAREDWWAGSAPSGPFIYTPFSKGEPSDSSKHELIWIVGEPVEILVELANPCGFNLRVDSIYLSVHSSNFDAFPVSVDLPPNSSKVITLSGIPTLVGSVTIPGCIVHCFGVITEHLFRDVDNLLLGAAQGLVLADPFRCCGCPKLRNVSVPSISVVPPLPLLVSHVVGGDGAIVLYEGEIREVWISLANAGTVPVEQAHISLSGKHQDSVLSIPYESLKSSLPLKPGAEVILPVTLKAWQLGLLETDTSVGKLASVSMGRQLKDSSSPTLLVHYAGPLTESGDPPTKGSAVPPGRRLVVPLHVCVLQGLSFVKARLLSMEIPAHVGEKLPESVNVECTPSKETIGSRNKMEGLVKIDPFRGSWGLRFLELELSNPTDVVFEINVSVQLEGHDDDSSVDKDATEYNYPKTRIDRDYSARVLIPLEHFKLPILDGSFFMKDFQANGGRNSSFSEKNAKAELNASIKNLISRIKVRWHSGRNSSGELNIKDAIQSALQTSVMDVLLPDPLTFGFRLGRKNSPQESDALMDSSETKGSVMAHEMTPMEVVVCNNTKEMIRMSLTITCRDVAGENCVEGSKATVLWAGVLHGIIMEVPPLQESKHSFAFHFLVPGEYTLIATAVIEDANDILRARARTDSADESIFCRGPPFHIRVVETA; from the exons ATGGAGCCCGATGTTAGCATCGAGACATCTTGTATGATCCGCGTCGGAATCCTCCCAATCGGCCGCGTTCCACCCAACATTTTGCGCGACTATTACTCAATGTTCCTCCGTCACCACACTATTCCTCTCTCCGCCATTAGTTCCTTCTACACCGAGCACCAGAAATCCCCTTTCACTAATCAGCCATGGGACAGTGGCTCTCTCCGCTTCAAGTTCGTGCTTGGTGGATCCCCTCCCAGTCCTTGGGAGGATTTTCAGTCCAATCGCAAGATCCTCGCCGTAATTGGCGTGTGCCACTGCCCTTCCTCCCCCGATCTGGACTTCGTTGTCGATCAATTTAATGCTGCGTGTAAGGTTTATGATTCGGCGCTTGTGTCGCGGTGTTTTGCTTTCTGTCCATGTGATTCTCAG CTTGAGGATGGTGGTAAGAAGGGGGAGAATCTGAAATTGTTTCCTCCTGCGGACCAGCAAACGCTGGAGATCCACTTGCAAACGATGATGCAAGACATAGCTGCTTCGTTGTTGATGGAATTTGAAAAGTGGGTTCTACGGGCAGAATCTGCTGGAACTACTCTCAAGACGCCATTAGATTCTCAAGCTAGTCTAAGCTCTGAGGAG GTGATCAAGGCTAAGAAAAGAAGACTCGCCCGGGCACAGAAGACAATAGGGGACTACTGTTTGTTGGCTGGATCTCCTGTTGATGCCAATGCTCATTATTCCACTGCGTTAGAACTAGCGAGATTGACTACGGATTTCTTCTGGTATGCTGGGGCTATGGAGGGTAGTGTTTGTGCCTTACTG ATAGACTTAGCAAGCCAGAAGGATACGGTTTTTGAGGACGAGGTCAAGTATCGTTACAATAGTGTCATATCACATTATAAAAAATCATTTACTCCAGATAATGCTCAAAG AGTTTCACCTTTAAGCTTTGAGCTCGAAGCTACTCTGAAATTGGCAAGATTTCTTTGCAG AAAACGAACCTCAAAGGATGTTGTGGATTTGCTGACAAGTGCTGCAGATGGTGCAAAATCTTTGATTGATGCCAGTGATAGACTGATATTATATATTGAAATAGCTCGCTTATTTGGGTCTATCGGCTATCAGAGGAAAGCAGCCTTTTTCTCAAGGCTGGTAGCCCAGTTGTATATGCAGCAGGATAATAAATTTGCAGCAACCAGTGCTATGCAAGTTTTGGCCATGACCACAAGAGCATATCGTGTACAGAGTCGAGCATCCTTCAATCACCATAACTCCAAT GAGACTAGTTTGAGCCATGCTGATAGTGGAAAGATGCATCATCATTCAGTAGTTTCTTTGTTTGAATCTCAATGGAGCACACTGCAGATGGTTGTTCTCAGAGAGATACTGCTGTCTGCGGTTCGTGCTGGAGATCCTCTTGCTGCATGGAGTGCTGCTGCACGGCTACTGAGGTCGTATTATCTCCTTATTACACCTGCTGGACAGAATGGCCTTGCTAGTGCACTTAACAATTCAGCTGAGAGGTTACCTTTGGGAACTCGCTCTGCTGATCCTGCCTTACCTTTTGTGAG attatattcttttcctgtCCATCAGTCTCAAGTGGACATTATAAAACGCAATGCAGCAAGAGAAGATTGGTGGGCTGGTTCTGCTCCATCAGGGCCCTTTATATATACACCATTCAGCAAAGGGGAGCCTAGTGACAGTAGCAAGCACGAGTTGATATGGATAGTTGGAGAACCAGTTGAGATTTTGGTGGAGTTAGCAAACCCCTGCGGCTTTAATTTAAGAGTTGATAGTATATACCTATCAGTCCATTCATCAAATTTTGATGCTTTTCCTGTTAGTGTGGATCTTCCGCCTAATTCATCAAAGGTGATCACCTTATCTGGAATTCCAACTTTGGTGGGATCGGTAACAATTCCAGGTTGTATTGTTCACTGTTTTGGTGTTATTACTGAACACCTTTTCAGAGATGTTGATAATCTGCTTCTTGGTGCGGCACAAGGGCTTGTGCTTGCTGATCCTTTCAGATGTTGTGGGTGTCCAAAACTGAGAAACGTATCTGTTCCAAGTATTTCTGTAGTACCCCCACTTCCTTTACTAGTTTCTCATGTCGTGGGTGGTGATGGTGCAATAGTGTTGTATGAAGGTGAAATACGTGAAGTATGGATTAGTCTGGCTAATGCAGGTACAGTTCCAGTTGAACAAGCACATATCTCACTATCTGGAAAACACCAAGATTCTGTTCTCTCAATACCTTACGAATCATTGAAATCTTCACTTCCTCTGAAGCCTGGAGCAGAAGTGATCCTACCTGTGACATTAAAGGCCTGGCAGCTTGGATTGCTAGAAACTGATACATCTGTGGGTAAGCTTGCCTCTGTAAGCATGGGGAGGCAGTTAAAGGACAGTAGCAGTCCGACATTACTGGTTCATTATGCTG GGCCATTGACAGAATCTGGAGATCCTCCAACAAAGGGATCTGCTGTTCCTCCTGGTCGACGCCTGGTTGTTCCCTTGCATGTTTGTGTTCTACAAGGTTTGTCTTTTGTAAAAGCTCGTTTGCTTTCGATGGAAATTCCTGCACATGTCGGTGAAAAACTTCCAGAATCAGTGAATGTCGAGTGTACCCCTAGTAAAGAAACTATTGGTTCAAGGAATAAGATGGAAGGATTGGTGAAAATTGATCCTTTCAGAGGAAGTTGGGGACTACGTTTTTTGGAGCTGGAGCTGTCTAATCCAACAGATGTTGTGTTTGAGATTAATGTTTCTGTTCAACTAGAGGGTCACGACGATGACAGTTCTGTTGATAAAGACGCTACCGAATATAATTATCCGAAAACGAGAATCGATAGGGATTACTCTGCAAGGGTATTAATACCACTGGAGCATTTTAAGTTACCTATTCTTGATGGTTCCTTTTTCATGAAGGATTTTCAGGCCAATGGGGGTAGAAATTCCAGCTTCTCCGAGAAGAATGCCAAAGCGGAACTAAATGCTTCCATTAAGAACCTCATTTCCAGAATAAAAGTTAGATGGCATTCGGGACGAAACAGCTCTGGAGAATTGAATATCAAGGATGCAATACAGTCAGCCCTTCAGACATCTGTTATGGATGTACTATTACCAGATCCATTGACATTTGGCTTCAGGCTTGGTAGAAAGAATTCCCCACAAGAATCAGATGCGCTTATGGACTCCTCTGAGACCAAAGGTTCTGTAATGGCACATGAGATGACTCCAATGGAGGTTGTAGTTTGCAATAATACCAAGGAAATGATTAGGATGAGTCTCACCATCACCTGCAGAGATGTGGCTGGAGAGAATTGCGTCGAAGGTTCCAAGGCTACTGTCTTATGGGCGG GTGTTTTGCATGGTATAATAATGGAAGTTCCGCCTCTTCAAGAATCAAAGCATTCTTTCGCTTTTCACTTCCTTGTTCCCGGTGAGTACACTCTGATAGCTACTGCTGTTATTGAAGATGCTAACGACATTCTCAGAGCCCGTGCTCGAACTGATTCAGCCGATGAATCGATTTTCTGCCGAGGGCCGCCATTCCATATTCGTGTTGTTGAGACTGCTTGA